In Candidatus Manganitrophus morganii, the genomic window CGGCAGATCGGATTGAGGGGGAATCTTGATGATCGCGAGATCGGTTTTGGGGTCTTTTCCGATAATCGTTCCGATGAATTCTCTCCGGTCCGAAAGCTTGATCGTGATTTTGTCCGCCTCGGAAATGACATGATGGTTGGTGATGATGTAGCCGTCTCTGCTGATGATGAAGCCGGAGCCGAGGCTCCTCTGCCGGAACTCCCGGCGGGGAGGGTCCTTGAAGAGCTCTCCCAGGAAGTCCTGAAAAAGCCCTCTATCTTGAGCGGAATCGGGATGACGGACGAAGTGGACGGTGCTGATGTTTACCACCGCCGGCGTGACCCGCTTCGCCACCCGGATGAAGGCCTTCTCCGTGATGAGGAGCTCGCGCGCGGGGATCTCGCCGATCGGCTCGATCTCTTCGAAGTGCGGCTCGGGAGCGGAGGCGACGACCGGGGTCGATGCGGTTTGCTCCGTGCAGGAGACGAAGAGAATAACAATAAGGAGGGGGAGGATGGAGGTCAGCCTATCTTTCGCAATCTGCATCGAGCGATTTCTCATTTCCTAAATTATAGGCCGACCGATGGTAAACACGCAAGCGCGCCTGAAACGGCGCGGCGCTCAGCTGTTCAATAGTTTGTACTCGATGCTGTCCACCAATGCTTGCCAGCTGGCTTCGATGATGTTTTCGGAAACCCCGACCGTCCCCCAATTCTTCTCGCCGTCGCCCGATTCGATCAAGACCCGGACCTTCGATCCGGTCCCGTCGCTGGCGGTCAAGACGCGGACCTTATAATCGAGGAGCTTGACCTGAGAGAGGGCCGGATAAAACTTTTCGAGCGCCTTTCGAAGTGCGTGGTCGAGCGCATTGACCGGTCCGTTTCCGGTCGCCGCGGTGTGCTCCACCTGGCCCCCTACCTCGACCATAATGGTCGCCTCGCAGAAGGTCTCCTCGCTTCCTTTTCGTTTTTCGACGATCACGCGGAAACCGACCAGGTCGAAAAACTTCTGATGTTTTCCGAGCGCCTTCTTCATCATCAGCTCGAAGGAGCCCTCCGCCCCCTCGAACTGGTAGCCCTGGTGCTCCCGCTCTTTGAGTTGTTCGAGAATTTCCGTAAGATGCGGGCTGTCGCTCGCCAGGTTGATCCGGAACTCCTTCGCCTTCTCCAGAAGGTTGCTCTTTCCGGCGTTGTCGGAGATCAGGACCCGCTGCCGATTTCCCACTTTGCTCGGAGCGACATGCTCGTATGTTTCCGCATTCTTCCGGACGGCGTGGACATGAATCCCCCCCTTGTGGGCGAAGGCGGCGTCGCCGACATACGGCTGGTGTTTGTTGTGGGGGAGATTGGCGATCTCGCTGACGAAGTGAGAAACTTCTCTCAACCGCTTGAGCTGGCCGTCGGCGATGCAGTTGATCTTCATTTTCAATTTCAGATTCGGGAGGAGCGAGCAGAGGTTGGCGTTTCCGCAGCGCTCCC contains:
- the cimA gene encoding citramalate synthase, with product MQIVEIYDTTLRDGAQSEDVSFSVEDKLRIVQKLDELGLHYIEGGWPGANPKDITFFEEMKKIPLKSSKLVAFGATRKSRNKVSEDPNIKALAEAGTEVVTLFGKSWDLHVTEALGITLKKNLEIISDSIEYLRSQGKRVFYDAEHFFSGYLAKPDYALKTLEAAKRAGAECIILCDTNGGTMPWQLREALEVVQREIGGSLGIHTHNDSEMAVANALTAVEIGVTQVQGTMNGFGERCGNANLCSLLPNLKLKMKINCIADGQLKRLREVSHFVSEIANLPHNKHQPYVGDAAFAHKGGIHVHAVRKNAETYEHVAPSKVGNRQRVLISDNAGKSNLLEKAKEFRINLASDSPHLTEILEQLKEREHQGYQFEGAEGSFELMMKKALGKHQKFFDLVGFRVIVEKRKGSEETFCEATIMVEVGGQVEHTAATGNGPVNALDHALRKALEKFYPALSQVKLLDYKVRVLTASDGTGSKVRVLIESGDGEKNWGTVGVSENIIEASWQALVDSIEYKLLNS
- a CDS encoding trypsin-like peptidase domain-containing protein — translated: MQIAKDRLTSILPLLIVILFVSCTEQTASTPVVASAPEPHFEEIEPIGEIPARELLITEKAFIRVAKRVTPAVVNISTVHFVRHPDSAQDRGLFQDFLGELFKDPPRREFRQRSLGSGFIISRDGYIITNHHVISEADKITIKLSDRREFIGTIIGKDPKTDLAIIKIPPQSDLPVADLGDSGRLQVGEWAIAIGNPFGLDRTVTVGVISATGRTDLGLTDQDNFIQTDASINFGNSGGPLLNAKGEVIGINTAIVATGQGIGFAIPINMAKTVVEEWVDKGTISQGRLALP